From a single Fusobacterium ulcerans ATCC 49185 genomic region:
- a CDS encoding ABC transporter substrate-binding protein — MKKIIMLLMGLSMVAFGKEPAKIKVGITQIIEHQALDSAREGFIKALKDGGYGDAKIDYQNAQGDFGTAQMIANSFVQDKKDIILAISTPSAQAAYNATKKIPILITAVTDTESAGLVGENITGTSDAAPIYKQLEIITKLLPKAKKVGIIYNTSEQNSQVQVAQAKVEAAKLGLEIVETGITTINDMAIGLDSLLPKVDVLYTPTDNLVVASTPLLLEKANKAGKPVIGSIEDQVIQGALVTETIDYEKLGYQTGEVAVRVLKGTAPNTIPIETLKDTQLIINKKAAEKYNVDLSSKALEGAKQY; from the coding sequence ATGAAAAAAATAATTATGTTGTTAATGGGACTTTCAATGGTAGCTTTTGGAAAGGAACCAGCGAAAATAAAAGTAGGAATAACTCAAATAATAGAACATCAGGCTTTGGACTCAGCTAGAGAAGGATTTATCAAAGCACTTAAAGATGGTGGTTATGGTGATGCAAAAATAGATTATCAAAATGCACAGGGAGATTTTGGAACAGCTCAAATGATAGCAAATTCATTTGTTCAGGATAAAAAAGATATCATTCTGGCAATATCTACACCAAGTGCTCAGGCTGCATATAATGCAACTAAAAAAATTCCTATTCTTATAACAGCAGTAACAGATACTGAAAGTGCAGGATTAGTTGGAGAGAATATCACAGGAACAAGTGATGCAGCTCCAATATATAAACAGCTTGAAATAATAACAAAACTTTTACCAAAGGCTAAAAAAGTAGGAATTATCTATAATACAAGTGAACAAAATTCACAAGTGCAAGTAGCACAGGCAAAAGTAGAAGCAGCAAAATTAGGTTTAGAAATTGTAGAAACAGGAATTACAACAATAAATGATATGGCTATTGGATTAGATTCTCTTCTTCCAAAAGTAGATGTACTTTATACACCAACAGATAACTTAGTAGTTGCATCAACTCCGCTTCTGTTAGAAAAAGCTAATAAAGCAGGTAAACCAGTTATAGGAAGTATTGAAGATCAAGTTATACAGGGAGCTTTAGTTACTGAAACAATAGATTATGAAAAATTGGGATACCAAACAGGAGAAGTTGCTGTAAGAGTTTTAAAAGGAACTGCACCAAATACTATTCCTATAGAAACTTTAAAAGATACTCAATTAATAATAAATAAAAAAGCAGCAGAAAAATATAATGTAGATCTTTCATCAAAAGCTTTAGAAGGAGCTAAGCAATATTAA